In a genomic window of Glycine max cultivar Williams 82 chromosome 13, Glycine_max_v4.0, whole genome shotgun sequence:
- the LOC100797842 gene encoding cysteine proteinase inhibitor, translating into MAALGGNRDVAGSQNSLEIDGLARFAVEEHNKKQNALLEFEKVVSAKQQVVSGTLYTITLEAKDGGQKKVYEAKVWEKAWLNFKEVQEFKLVGDAPA; encoded by the exons atggcaGCACTTGGTGGCAATCGTGATGTGGCAGGAAGCCAGAACAGCCTTGAGATCGATGGTTTAGCTCGCTTTGCTGTTGAAGAACACAACAAAAAacag AATGCCCTTTTGGAGTTTGAAAAGGTAGTAAGTGCAAAACAGCAAGTGGTTTCTGGTACCTTGTACACCATCACTTTGGAGGCAAAAGATGGTGGGCAAAAGAAGGTTTATGAAGCCAAAGTTTGGGAGAAGGCATGGTTGAACTTCAAGGAGGTGCAAGAGTTCAAGCTTGTTGGAGATGCACCTGCATAG